A DNA window from Bradyrhizobium sp. CCBAU 53421 contains the following coding sequences:
- a CDS encoding pirin family protein: MSWQPSTDPELGDPKTCDALDLIIVPRTRDLGDGFAVRRALPHGKRQMVGPFIFFDHFGPVQYLAGKGMDVRPHPHIGLATVTYLFDGSIMHRDSEGNIQEIQPGAMNLMTAGRGIAHSERTPDVQRRDGQKMLGLQSWIALPAGKEEIAPSFQHYGAGDLPMISERDFTARVIAGSAFGISSPVSMVSPWFYTEVTAQAGTSVPLDPDHEERAIYLVDGEVEIAGDRHEGPRLLIFRPGDRITVKTLRPTRMMFLGGDALEGPRHIWWNFVSSSKERIEQAKQDWKTGRFAQVPHEHEFIPLPE; the protein is encoded by the coding sequence ATGAGCTGGCAGCCCTCGACCGATCCCGAACTCGGCGATCCCAAGACCTGCGACGCGCTGGATCTGATCATCGTGCCGCGCACCCGCGATCTCGGCGACGGCTTTGCGGTGCGCCGCGCGCTGCCGCACGGCAAGCGGCAGATGGTCGGGCCCTTCATCTTCTTCGATCATTTCGGCCCGGTGCAATATCTCGCCGGCAAGGGCATGGACGTGCGGCCGCATCCGCATATCGGCCTCGCCACCGTCACCTATCTGTTCGACGGCAGCATCATGCACCGCGACAGCGAGGGCAACATCCAGGAAATCCAGCCCGGCGCGATGAATCTGATGACCGCGGGCCGCGGCATCGCGCATTCCGAGCGCACCCCCGACGTGCAGCGCCGCGACGGCCAGAAGATGCTCGGCCTGCAAAGCTGGATCGCGCTGCCGGCCGGCAAGGAGGAGATCGCGCCCTCGTTCCAGCATTATGGCGCGGGCGACCTGCCGATGATCTCCGAGCGCGACTTCACCGCGCGCGTCATCGCCGGCTCGGCATTCGGCATCTCCTCGCCGGTCAGCATGGTCTCGCCCTGGTTCTATACCGAGGTGACCGCGCAGGCCGGCACTTCGGTGCCGCTCGACCCTGACCATGAGGAGCGCGCGATCTATCTCGTCGACGGCGAGGTCGAGATTGCGGGCGACCGCCATGAGGGGCCGCGGCTCCTGATCTTCCGGCCCGGCGACCGCATCACGGTGAAGACGCTGCGCCCGACCCGCATGATGTTCCTCGGCGGTGACGCCCTGGAAGGGCCGCGCCACATCTGGTGGAATTTCGTCTCGTCGTCCAAGGAGCGGATCGAGCAGGCCAAACAGGACTGGAAAACCGGGCGTTTCGCGCAGGTTCCGCACGAACACGAGTTCATTCCGCTGCCGGAGTGA
- a CDS encoding serine hydrolase, whose protein sequence is MTRRKLAFILIATTACGALALTAAHARDVPKVATGFVANVICSETFVSGLDPKRNLAETTDAMPGAGLITWAMDTEVDRQRKDVTVTLFGFGRSHAAYREGVGCTLEHGEASAGISLPPAKPEAALLPEIAGAAIVAPQTPQLAAALDRAFAEPAEPPFRRTRAIVVMKDGRIVAERYADGIGTDTPLLGFSATKSVISALIGILVRDGKLAVDKPVPIAAWREPNDPRHAITVDQLLRHTAGLALGSSLQASLASALEPVNRMKFMEPDMAAYAESIPLETAPGAAWNYHDGNFIILSHLIRDAAGGHAADVMRFARRELFDPLGMRHVVMQFDAAGTPEGSGAMMASARDWARLGQLYLNDGMAGGKRILPEGWVKYSASPTPNAWVGIGAGFWTNLGDSFGANYRVEHGMPRDAFFAKGTIGQYVIIVPSQHLVIVRLGRSPNSPPKADGVFDLVRDVVTATSTGARLAGGN, encoded by the coding sequence GTGACTCGTCGAAAGCTCGCCTTCATTCTCATTGCCACCACCGCCTGCGGTGCGCTGGCACTGACCGCCGCCCACGCCCGCGACGTGCCGAAAGTCGCGACCGGGTTTGTCGCCAATGTGATCTGTTCGGAGACCTTCGTCAGCGGGCTCGACCCGAAGCGAAACCTGGCCGAGACCACCGACGCGATGCCGGGGGCCGGCCTGATCACCTGGGCGATGGACACCGAGGTCGACCGCCAGCGCAAGGACGTCACCGTGACGCTGTTCGGGTTCGGCCGCAGCCATGCGGCCTATCGCGAAGGGGTCGGCTGCACGCTCGAACACGGCGAGGCGTCGGCCGGAATTTCGTTGCCGCCGGCGAAGCCGGAGGCCGCACTGCTGCCCGAGATCGCGGGTGCGGCGATTGTCGCGCCGCAGACCCCGCAGCTTGCGGCCGCGCTGGATCGCGCCTTCGCTGAGCCGGCCGAGCCGCCGTTCCGGCGCACCCGCGCAATTGTCGTGATGAAGGACGGCCGCATCGTCGCCGAACGCTACGCCGACGGCATCGGCACCGATACGCCGCTGCTCGGCTTCTCCGCGACCAAATCGGTGATCTCGGCCCTGATCGGAATTCTGGTGCGCGACGGCAAGCTCGCGGTCGACAAGCCCGTGCCGATCGCAGCGTGGCGGGAGCCGAACGATCCGCGGCACGCGATCACGGTCGATCAGCTGTTGCGCCACACCGCGGGCCTCGCGCTCGGCAGCTCGCTGCAGGCCTCGCTGGCATCCGCGCTCGAGCCGGTCAACCGGATGAAGTTCATGGAGCCGGACATGGCCGCGTATGCCGAGAGCATTCCGCTCGAAACCGCCCCGGGCGCAGCGTGGAATTACCACGACGGCAATTTCATCATCCTCTCGCATCTGATCCGCGACGCGGCCGGCGGCCATGCCGCTGACGTGATGCGCTTCGCGCGTCGGGAGCTGTTCGATCCGCTCGGCATGCGCCATGTCGTGATGCAGTTCGATGCTGCGGGCACGCCGGAAGGATCGGGCGCGATGATGGCGAGCGCGCGCGACTGGGCGCGTCTCGGCCAGCTCTACCTCAATGACGGAATGGCCGGCGGCAAGCGCATCCTGCCCGAAGGCTGGGTGAAGTACTCCGCATCGCCGACGCCGAACGCCTGGGTCGGCATCGGCGCTGGCTTCTGGACCAATCTCGGCGACAGTTTTGGCGCCAACTACCGCGTCGAGCACGGCATGCCGCGCGATGCGTTCTTCGCCAAGGGCACGATCGGGCAGTATGTGATCATCGTGCCGTCGCAGCACCTCGTCATCGTGCGGCTCGGTCGTTCGCCAAACTCGCCGCCCAAGGCGGACGGCGTGTTCGACCTGGTTCGCGATGTCGTCACGGCGACTTCGACCGGCGCGCGGCTCGCGGGCGGCAATTGA
- a CDS encoding helix-turn-helix domain-containing protein, whose translation MTSEMIELCLRSASVALLLVLAATLFSDFRKVLAGRLAIAFALGSAAHAVTASIGAGPPVSDWHAPLIALSTGDIVVFWLFTRALFDDAFVLRWWHGLIWAAVVAYSFVNCMWIAPAGHARIAITMVNLLTLVFIALAVAQTIGSWSADLVERRRSVRVFIVAASALYGGLNALLQIAYAGSRVTVEWANLLNAAVLTAIVAAITWAMMRVDGADLFTVPAEAIVLTKPAAAEEAADQRLVDGLMRLMADERIYRHDNITIGTLATRLKIPEYRLRRLINQRLGYRNFNAFLNNHRIEEAKAALADPSQAEVPVITIAMDAGFQSLGPFNRAFKATTGVTPTEYRKLKATAA comes from the coding sequence ATGACGTCAGAGATGATAGAGCTTTGCCTGCGCAGCGCCAGTGTGGCGCTGCTGCTGGTACTTGCGGCGACGCTGTTCTCTGATTTCCGCAAGGTGCTCGCTGGGCGGCTCGCGATCGCCTTCGCGCTTGGCTCGGCCGCGCATGCGGTGACCGCGTCGATTGGTGCCGGGCCGCCGGTCTCGGACTGGCATGCGCCACTGATCGCGCTCTCGACCGGCGATATCGTGGTGTTCTGGCTGTTCACGCGCGCGCTGTTCGATGATGCGTTTGTGCTGCGCTGGTGGCACGGCCTGATCTGGGCCGCGGTCGTGGCCTACAGCTTCGTCAATTGCATGTGGATTGCACCCGCCGGTCACGCGCGGATCGCGATCACCATGGTCAATTTGCTCACGCTCGTCTTCATCGCGCTTGCGGTGGCGCAAACCATCGGATCGTGGTCGGCAGATCTGGTCGAGCGTCGACGCAGTGTCCGCGTCTTCATCGTTGCCGCGTCTGCGCTGTACGGCGGATTGAACGCGCTGCTCCAGATTGCCTATGCCGGCAGCCGCGTGACGGTGGAATGGGCCAACCTGTTGAACGCGGCCGTGCTCACCGCGATCGTGGCCGCAATCACCTGGGCGATGATGCGCGTCGACGGCGCCGATCTGTTCACGGTGCCGGCGGAGGCCATCGTGCTGACGAAGCCGGCCGCGGCCGAGGAGGCGGCGGACCAGAGGCTGGTCGACGGGCTGATGCGGCTGATGGCGGACGAGCGCATCTATCGCCACGACAACATCACCATCGGGACCTTGGCGACCCGGCTGAAAATCCCCGAGTACCGGCTGCGGCGGTTGATCAACCAGCGGCTCGGCTACCGCAACTTCAACGCCTTCCTCAACAACCACCGGATCGAGGAGGCCAAGGCCGCGCTCGCCGATCCTTCGCAGGCCGAAGTCCCCGTCATCACCATCGCCATGGACGCCGGCTTCCAGTCGCTCGGTCCCTTCAACCGCGCCTTCAAGGCGACGACAGGCGTGACGCCGACGGAGTACCGGAAGCTGAAGGCGACGGCGGCGTAA
- a CDS encoding MATE family efflux transporter, producing MTSIDKIDPAASRAAVAPSGAVFAVPRKLLTAELAETLKLAVPLALTQLGQIAMMTTDLAFIGRLGSENVAAAALAHTVYFVSFTIGMGMMSAVSPLAAQAFGARNPRVMRRALRVGLWAGFFMMLPLMALPFQGERILLALGQTKATAHLAQQYLFGLAWGILPALWFIALRGFMSAVNRPEPVLWITLAAIPANALMVYLLLYGKWGMPELGMFGAGLATTIVNLGTFLAGVWFAARRRPFRKYHVFSRVWRIDWPLMGKLVAVGAPISIAFLLEYGLFGAAGLLMGLISTTALAAHQIALQIAAILFMVPFGVSMAATVRVGQAVGRHDTDAVQRAGFVAVALSGVFMSVMTLAVILARFEIAALFLGEASDTTAQLTAALLLIGATFFIADGIQTTTAGALRGMNDTQVPLLFAVISYWLIGFASASALAFWAGLEAPGVWIGLSLGTAVYATLLILRFRLLARRLVG from the coding sequence ATGACCTCCATCGACAAGATCGACCCGGCCGCGTCGCGCGCGGCCGTCGCCCCCTCCGGGGCGGTGTTTGCCGTCCCCCGCAAGCTGCTCACGGCCGAGCTCGCCGAAACGCTGAAGCTCGCGGTGCCGCTTGCGCTGACGCAGCTCGGGCAGATCGCGATGATGACGACCGATCTCGCCTTCATCGGCCGGCTCGGCAGCGAGAACGTCGCCGCCGCGGCGCTGGCGCATACCGTGTATTTCGTCAGCTTCACGATCGGCATGGGCATGATGTCCGCGGTCTCGCCGCTGGCCGCGCAGGCGTTCGGCGCCCGCAACCCGCGCGTGATGCGGCGCGCGCTCCGGGTCGGCCTGTGGGCCGGGTTCTTCATGATGCTGCCGCTGATGGCGTTGCCGTTCCAGGGCGAGCGCATCCTGCTCGCGCTTGGCCAGACAAAGGCCACCGCGCATCTTGCGCAGCAGTATCTGTTCGGGCTCGCCTGGGGCATCCTGCCGGCGCTGTGGTTCATCGCGCTCCGCGGCTTCATGAGCGCGGTGAACCGGCCCGAGCCGGTGCTGTGGATCACGCTCGCCGCGATCCCCGCCAATGCGCTGATGGTCTACCTCCTGCTCTACGGCAAATGGGGCATGCCCGAGCTGGGCATGTTCGGCGCCGGGCTTGCGACCACGATCGTCAATCTCGGCACCTTCCTTGCCGGCGTGTGGTTTGCGGCGCGCCGCCGCCCGTTCCGCAAGTACCACGTGTTCAGCCGCGTCTGGCGCATCGACTGGCCGCTGATGGGCAAGCTTGTCGCCGTCGGCGCGCCGATCTCGATCGCCTTCCTCCTGGAGTACGGCCTGTTCGGCGCCGCCGGCCTCTTGATGGGGCTGATCAGCACCACGGCGCTGGCGGCGCATCAGATCGCGCTGCAGATCGCGGCGATCCTGTTCATGGTGCCGTTCGGCGTCAGCATGGCCGCCACCGTGCGGGTCGGCCAGGCGGTCGGCCGCCATGATACCGACGCGGTGCAGCGTGCCGGCTTTGTCGCGGTGGCGCTGTCCGGCGTCTTCATGAGCGTCATGACGCTCGCGGTGATCCTGGCGCGCTTCGAGATCGCCGCGCTGTTCCTCGGCGAGGCCTCCGACACCACCGCGCAGCTCACCGCGGCGCTGCTGTTGATCGGCGCGACCTTCTTCATCGCCGACGGCATCCAGACCACCACCGCCGGCGCGCTGCGCGGCATGAACGACACCCAGGTGCCGCTGCTGTTCGCCGTCATCAGCTATTGGCTGATCGGCTTCGCATCGGCATCTGCGCTGGCCTTCTGGGCCGGGCTCGAGGCGCCCGGCGTCTGGATCGGGCTGTCGCTCGGCACCGCGGTCTATGCGACCCTCCTCATCTTGCGTTTCCGCCTGCTGGCACGCAGACTGGTTGGATGA
- a CDS encoding 2-hydroxychromene-2-carboxylate isomerase codes for MTLSVDLFFSFRSPYSYLALPKTLKMVADYDVAVNLRPVYPLAVRVPGFFKKTNPQFARYVVLDSSRVAKHENIPFRFPRPDPIVQDMTTLDVAEHQPYIHRLTRLGAAAQLERRSLAFTAAISRVLWDGSVKGWHEDDHLATAATAAGFDLAAMDAAVAADPDRYEQVIKRNEDAHAASGHWGVPTFVFENEPFFGQDRIDLLIWRMESKGLTRRTA; via the coding sequence ATGACCCTGTCGGTCGATCTGTTCTTCTCGTTCCGCAGTCCGTACAGCTACCTGGCGCTGCCGAAGACGTTGAAGATGGTCGCCGACTACGATGTCGCGGTCAATTTGCGGCCGGTTTATCCGCTCGCGGTGCGCGTGCCCGGCTTCTTCAAGAAGACCAATCCGCAATTCGCCCGCTACGTCGTGCTCGACTCCAGCCGCGTCGCCAAGCACGAGAACATCCCGTTCCGCTTCCCGCGGCCGGACCCGATCGTGCAGGACATGACGACGCTCGACGTTGCCGAACACCAGCCCTACATCCACCGCCTGACCCGGCTCGGCGCTGCCGCGCAACTTGAGAGGCGGTCCCTCGCCTTCACTGCCGCGATCAGCCGCGTGCTGTGGGACGGTTCGGTGAAGGGCTGGCACGAGGACGATCATCTGGCGACGGCCGCGACCGCTGCCGGGTTCGACCTCGCCGCGATGGATGCCGCTGTGGCCGCCGACCCCGATCGTTACGAGCAGGTCATCAAGCGCAACGAGGACGCACACGCCGCCTCCGGCCATTGGGGCGTACCGACCTTCGTGTTCGAGAACGAACCGTTCTTCGGTCAGGACCGCATCGATCTCCTGATCTGGCGCATGGAGAGCAAGGGCCTGACGCGCCGCACGGCATAG
- a CDS encoding GNAT family N-acetyltransferase, translated as MVSLIKPGARLLQVDGPVIETARLILRPWRASDIAENTRMLSDPETARFITPDHQPVTSELKGWRNAAVISGHWALYGFGMFAVEEKSSGRYIGRVGPYCPPEWPGFEVGWGIAKECRGRGYAVEAARAAIDFVFANFTVDRIIHCIDPANVASQAVARRLGAVNEGPGRLEGDAVDIWVTTRGRWRRNGS; from the coding sequence ATGGTTTCTCTGATCAAGCCCGGCGCAAGACTGTTGCAGGTCGACGGTCCGGTGATCGAAACCGCGCGGCTCATCCTGCGGCCGTGGCGCGCGTCTGATATCGCCGAGAATACGCGGATGCTGTCCGATCCCGAGACGGCGCGCTTCATCACGCCGGATCATCAGCCGGTCACCTCGGAGCTGAAGGGCTGGCGCAACGCCGCCGTCATCTCCGGCCACTGGGCGCTGTATGGTTTCGGCATGTTCGCGGTCGAGGAGAAATCCTCCGGCCGCTACATCGGCCGCGTCGGGCCGTACTGTCCGCCGGAATGGCCCGGCTTCGAGGTCGGCTGGGGCATCGCGAAGGAGTGCCGCGGCAGGGGCTATGCGGTGGAGGCGGCGCGCGCCGCGATCGACTTTGTGTTCGCGAACTTCACGGTCGACCGCATCATCCATTGCATCGATCCGGCCAACGTGGCCTCGCAGGCCGTGGCGCGGCGGCTTGGTGCCGTGAACGAGGGGCCGGGCAGGCTCGAAGGCGATGCCGTCGATATCTGGGTTACGACACGCGGGCGCTGGAGGCGCAATGGTTCTTGA
- a CDS encoding aromatic acid exporter family protein — MRTFAKRMFDKLWTRKTQLALAVRIASAGVAAYVIAVALNLMLPLWAVLTSLIVTQMSVGRSLKATRDYMLGTIGGAIYGGAIAVLIPHSGEGSLLALLVLAIVPLAFIAALNPSLNSATVTAVIVLLLPTMHHSNPLDSAIDRVLEVTVGALTGLLISFLVLPSRAVSQIRVNASKLLELLSAAFAELLAGLTRGLDNDALHRIQDGIGTAVTNLHATGLEAERERTMHLSSGPDTGPLLRTIQRLRHDVVMIGRACVVPLPADIQARLARPLADVSKAIVTYMVAVATALRAGSGPADMAPVDAALHAYSEEVAAVRSEGLTRGLPVDAMERFFALGFSLDQMRQNLNDLKRCHGNWCTNAEAAEKIVADTPEKSAA, encoded by the coding sequence ATGAGGACCTTCGCAAAACGCATGTTCGACAAGCTTTGGACCCGCAAGACGCAGCTGGCGCTGGCGGTCCGGATCGCGTCCGCCGGCGTCGCAGCCTATGTCATCGCGGTGGCGCTGAACCTCATGCTGCCGCTCTGGGCGGTGCTAACTTCGCTGATCGTCACGCAAATGAGCGTCGGCCGCTCGCTGAAGGCGACCCGCGATTACATGCTCGGCACCATCGGCGGCGCCATCTATGGCGGCGCGATCGCGGTCCTGATTCCGCATTCCGGCGAGGGCAGCCTGCTGGCCCTGCTGGTGCTGGCGATCGTGCCGCTGGCCTTCATCGCCGCGCTCAATCCCAGCCTGAACTCGGCGACGGTGACGGCGGTGATCGTGCTGCTGCTGCCGACGATGCATCACTCCAATCCGCTGGATTCGGCGATCGACCGCGTCCTCGAGGTCACGGTGGGCGCGCTCACCGGACTTCTGATCTCGTTCCTGGTGCTGCCGTCGCGCGCGGTCAGCCAGATCAGGGTCAACGCATCGAAGCTGCTGGAACTGCTCTCGGCGGCGTTCGCCGAATTGCTCGCCGGCCTGACCCGCGGGCTCGACAACGACGCACTGCACCGGATCCAAGACGGCATCGGCACCGCGGTGACCAATCTGCACGCGACCGGCCTCGAAGCCGAACGCGAACGCACCATGCATCTGTCGTCCGGGCCCGACACCGGCCCTCTGCTGCGGACCATCCAGCGGCTGCGCCATGACGTCGTGATGATCGGGCGGGCCTGTGTCGTGCCGCTGCCGGCCGATATCCAGGCCAGGCTGGCGCGGCCATTGGCCGATGTCAGCAAGGCGATCGTGACCTATATGGTGGCGGTCGCGACCGCCCTGCGCGCCGGCAGCGGCCCGGCCGACATGGCGCCGGTCGATGCCGCGCTGCATGCCTACAGCGAGGAGGTTGCCGCTGTGCGCAGCGAGGGCCTGACCCGGGGCCTTCCGGTCGATGCCATGGAGCGGTTCTTCGCGCTTGGCTTTTCGCTCGACCAGATGCGGCAGAATCTGAACGACCTCAAGCGCTGCCACGGCAATTGGTGCACCAATGCCGAAGCTGCGGAGAAAATCGTCGCCGACACGCCGGAGAAGAGCGCGGCATGA
- the murA gene encoding UDP-N-acetylglucosamine 1-carboxyvinyltransferase: MPPIQYIVEGGRRLSGTIEPSGNKNSALPIIAAALLTEHPVTLTNVPRIRDTETLVELCRSVGASAEWTERNTLQIHAKEIRAADLDPALCARIRASILLAGPLLARCGEVALPPPGGDVIGRRRLDTHFLAFEQLGATVTATHRLEFRASRLKGADVFLDEPSVTATENALVAAVAARGTTYLRNAASEPHVQDLANFLVALGAKIEGIGTNTIIVHGQATLGGTTYAIQPDHIEVGSLIGLAAVTRSPLRIARAGVEHLRSIRMGFERLGIVCGVEGDDLVVPSNQTMKIQDDFGGHVPKLEDQPWPAFPADLMSIAIVTATQCDGVILMHEKMFESRMFFVDNLIAMGGRIVLCDPHRAIVAGPSRLRGAPMNSPDIRAGMAMLLAAVCANGTSTINNADQIERGYERIDERLNALGAKIKRIPARS; this comes from the coding sequence GTGCCGCCGATCCAATACATCGTCGAAGGCGGCCGCCGCCTCTCGGGCACCATCGAGCCGTCGGGCAACAAGAACTCCGCGCTGCCGATCATCGCAGCCGCCCTGCTCACCGAGCATCCGGTCACGCTGACCAACGTGCCGCGCATTCGCGACACCGAAACGCTGGTCGAGCTGTGCCGTTCGGTCGGGGCCAGCGCCGAATGGACCGAGCGCAACACGCTGCAGATCCATGCCAAGGAGATCCGCGCCGCCGATCTCGATCCGGCGCTGTGCGCGCGAATCCGCGCCTCGATCCTGCTGGCAGGTCCGCTGCTCGCCCGCTGCGGCGAGGTCGCGTTGCCGCCGCCCGGCGGCGACGTGATCGGCCGTCGCCGGCTCGACACGCACTTTCTGGCCTTCGAGCAGCTCGGCGCCACGGTCACCGCGACGCACCGGCTCGAATTCCGCGCCTCGCGCCTGAAGGGCGCCGACGTGTTCCTCGATGAGCCCAGCGTCACCGCGACGGAGAACGCGCTGGTCGCCGCCGTCGCCGCCCGCGGCACCACCTATCTGCGCAACGCGGCCTCCGAGCCGCACGTGCAGGATCTCGCCAATTTCCTGGTCGCGCTCGGCGCGAAGATCGAAGGCATCGGGACCAATACCATCATCGTGCATGGCCAGGCGACGCTCGGCGGCACGACCTACGCGATCCAGCCCGACCATATCGAGGTCGGATCGCTGATCGGACTTGCCGCGGTGACCCGCTCGCCGCTGCGCATCGCGCGCGCCGGCGTCGAGCATCTGCGCTCGATCCGGATGGGCTTTGAGCGGCTCGGCATCGTCTGCGGCGTCGAGGGCGACGACCTCGTCGTGCCGTCGAACCAGACCATGAAGATCCAGGACGATTTCGGCGGCCACGTGCCGAAGCTCGAAGACCAGCCCTGGCCCGCCTTCCCGGCGGATCTGATGTCGATCGCGATCGTCACCGCGACGCAGTGCGACGGCGTCATCCTGATGCACGAGAAGATGTTCGAGTCGCGGATGTTCTTCGTCGACAATCTGATCGCGATGGGTGGCCGCATCGTGCTCTGCGATCCGCACCGCGCGATCGTGGCCGGTCCGAGCCGGCTGCGCGGCGCACCGATGAATTCGCCCGACATCCGTGCCGGTATGGCAATGCTGCTCGCCGCGGTGTGCGCCAACGGCACCTCCACCATCAACAATGCCGACCAGATCGAGCGCGGCTATGAGCGGATCGATGAGCGGCTCAACGCGCTCGGCGCCAAGATCAAGCGGATTCCCGCGCGATCGTGA
- a CDS encoding DUF1330 domain-containing protein, with protein sequence MPKAYWIVHVTVHDENSYPEYLAAAMPVFARYGANFIVRNGAYEVMEGATRQRNFVIEFKDRATAMECYTCPDYQAAKAIRQKYSDGDFVIIDGPE encoded by the coding sequence ATGCCGAAAGCCTACTGGATCGTGCACGTTACGGTGCACGATGAAAACAGCTATCCCGAGTATCTCGCCGCCGCGATGCCGGTATTCGCCAGATACGGCGCCAACTTCATCGTGCGCAACGGCGCCTATGAGGTGATGGAAGGCGCGACGCGCCAGCGCAATTTCGTCATCGAGTTCAAGGATCGCGCCACCGCGATGGAGTGCTACACCTGCCCCGACTATCAGGCCGCCAAGGCGATCCGGCAGAAATACTCGGACGGGGATTTTGTGATTATTGATGGGCCGGAGTAG
- a CDS encoding MmgE/PrpD family protein: MAHETATLAAYVADLKYSDIPPEVLERAKVLTLDFLGSTIRARRDAESTPSLMKMLEALALDGKGEATVFGDSKTWTPAVAALLNGALGHSLDFDDTHADSSLHPSAPVVPAAFAVGEMVGASGRDVLTAIVAGYEVCCRLGNALDPTSHYARGFHPTATAGTYGAAAAAAKLFGLSKEQIVSAFGVSGSQAAGSLQFLVNGAWNKRYQVGAAAMNGVIAATLARNDFIGSSDSVEGKHGLLVGYTDDAHPDKAVAGLGSTYETLKIGVKPYPSCRYTHAAIDALIAMRREHNLTPNQIRKVEIGLHRNGITLTGDAATKRHPTSVVGGQFSMFFTGAIALDQGHFGWDDYDRLGDKAIDALADKFDVVQDDRLEVGRTHPFGARVSITTDDGTHERLYADPSGEPTSFPDAKAMQQKFLTLARPVLDKRADQLADAILTLERFDRVEKATQLGRQ; this comes from the coding sequence ATGGCCCACGAAACCGCAACGCTCGCCGCCTATGTCGCCGACCTGAAATACTCCGATATCCCGCCGGAGGTGCTGGAGCGCGCCAAGGTTTTGACGCTGGATTTCCTGGGCAGCACCATCCGCGCCCGCCGCGATGCGGAATCGACGCCCTCGCTGATGAAGATGCTGGAAGCGCTGGCGCTGGACGGCAAGGGCGAGGCCACCGTATTCGGCGACAGCAAGACCTGGACGCCGGCGGTGGCGGCGCTGCTCAACGGCGCGCTCGGCCATTCGCTCGACTTCGACGACACCCACGCCGATTCCTCGCTGCATCCGAGCGCACCGGTGGTGCCCGCCGCATTCGCGGTCGGCGAGATGGTCGGCGCGTCCGGCCGCGACGTGCTGACCGCGATCGTCGCCGGCTATGAAGTGTGCTGCCGGCTCGGCAACGCGCTCGATCCGACCTCGCATTACGCCCGCGGCTTCCACCCGACCGCGACCGCCGGCACCTATGGCGCCGCCGCCGCCGCGGCCAAGCTGTTCGGGCTTTCGAAGGAGCAGATCGTCTCCGCGTTCGGCGTCTCGGGCAGCCAGGCCGCGGGCTCGCTGCAATTTTTGGTCAACGGCGCCTGGAACAAGCGCTACCAGGTCGGCGCCGCCGCGATGAACGGCGTGATCGCCGCGACCCTCGCCCGTAACGACTTCATCGGCTCGAGCGACTCGGTCGAGGGCAAGCACGGCCTCTTGGTCGGCTACACCGATGATGCGCATCCGGACAAGGCGGTGGCGGGCCTCGGCAGCACCTACGAGACCCTGAAGATCGGCGTGAAGCCGTATCCGAGCTGCCGCTATACCCATGCCGCGATCGACGCGCTGATCGCGATGCGGCGCGAGCACAACCTGACGCCGAACCAGATCAGGAAGGTCGAGATCGGCCTGCATCGCAACGGCATCACGCTGACCGGCGACGCCGCCACCAAGCGCCACCCGACCTCGGTGGTCGGCGGCCAGTTCTCGATGTTCTTCACCGGCGCGATCGCACTCGACCAGGGCCATTTCGGCTGGGACGATTACGACCGGCTGGGCGACAAGGCGATCGACGCGCTCGCCGACAAGTTCGACGTGGTACAGGACGACCGCCTCGAGGTCGGCCGTACCCATCCGTTCGGCGCCCGCGTCTCGATTACGACAGATGACGGCACCCATGAGCGCCTCTATGCCGATCCCTCCGGCGAGCCGACCTCGTTCCCCGATGCCAAGGCGATGCAGCAGAAGTTCCTGACACTGGCCCGCCCGGTGCTCGACAAGCGCGCCGACCAGCTTGCGGATGCGATCCTGACGCTGGAGCGGTTCGACCGCGTGGAGAAGGCGACGCAGCTCGGAAGGCAGTAG